From one Rubidibacter lacunae KORDI 51-2 genomic stretch:
- a CDS encoding precorrin-2 C(20)-methyltransferase, protein MGTLQSGILYGVSVGPGDPELIAIKGVRILQQADVVAYPSGRDGEPGLAERIVAPWLQPKQIRLPLYFSFARVPDIQQQAWTAASDCVWEHLKSGRSVAFACEGDAGFYGTFAYLSQTLRLRYPEARIEVVPGVISPIAAAAALGIPLVARDRKLAVLPALYAVGELEQALDWADAVVLLKVSSSYVQVWDILQSRDLLASSWVVVRATQPGQEILADLRDRRDLKLPYFSLLVVQTRSPIGLHTSQ, encoded by the coding sequence TTGGGTACGTTGCAATCGGGAATCTTGTATGGCGTCAGTGTTGGTCCGGGCGATCCAGAACTGATTGCTATTAAAGGCGTTCGTATTTTGCAGCAGGCAGATGTCGTGGCCTATCCCTCCGGACGCGACGGCGAACCAGGATTGGCCGAGCGGATCGTAGCACCGTGGTTGCAACCGAAACAGATCCGATTGCCGCTGTACTTTTCCTTCGCCCGCGTTCCAGATATCCAACAACAAGCGTGGACTGCAGCCAGCGACTGCGTCTGGGAGCATCTCAAGAGCGGGCGATCGGTGGCATTTGCTTGCGAGGGCGATGCGGGGTTTTATGGAACGTTCGCGTACTTATCGCAAACCTTGCGATTGCGTTATCCCGAAGCCCGTATCGAAGTCGTGCCTGGAGTCATCTCGCCGATCGCCGCCGCTGCTGCCCTCGGTATCCCGCTGGTGGCGCGCGATCGCAAGCTAGCGGTCTTGCCCGCACTTTACGCTGTCGGAGAACTCGAGCAGGCGCTGGACTGGGCGGATGCGGTCGTTTTGCTCAAGGTCAGTTCGTCCTACGTGCAAGTGTGGGACATACTGCAATCGCGCGACTTGCTCGCCAGCAGTTGGGTGGTGGTGCGCGCCACCCAACCCGGACAAGAAATCCTCGCCGACCTGCGCGATCGCCGCGACCTGAAACTGCCATACTTCTCGCTATTGGTCGTCCAAACGCGATCGCCAATAGGGCTTCATACCTCCCAATAG